In a single window of the Halobaculum lipolyticum genome:
- a CDS encoding metallophosphoesterase family protein, producing the protein MRLGLLSDVHGNRIALAAVLEDMPPVDALVCAGDVVGYGPWPAECVATLRERDVTTVSGNHDRAVADGTGFRFNAMADAGVTYAREALDDDALAWLAALPDRRLVADGRVAVAHGHPDDRDRYTYPDDFSGDLIERAADRLGVDPGVDGGVDALVLGHTHVQGHRTFDEGVVVNPGSVGQPRDGDPRAAYAVLDVAEREVEERRVGYDVERVAEAVADAGLPERIGSRLFEGE; encoded by the coding sequence ATGCGACTCGGACTGCTCTCGGACGTCCACGGCAACCGGATCGCGCTGGCGGCGGTGCTCGAGGACATGCCCCCGGTGGACGCGCTCGTCTGCGCCGGCGACGTCGTCGGCTACGGCCCGTGGCCCGCCGAGTGCGTCGCGACGCTGCGCGAGCGCGACGTGACCACGGTGTCGGGTAACCACGACCGCGCGGTCGCCGACGGCACCGGGTTCCGGTTCAACGCGATGGCGGACGCGGGGGTGACGTACGCCCGCGAGGCCTTGGACGACGACGCGCTCGCGTGGCTCGCGGCGCTCCCCGACCGTCGCCTCGTCGCGGACGGCCGCGTCGCCGTCGCCCACGGCCACCCGGACGACCGCGACCGCTACACGTACCCGGACGACTTCTCCGGCGACCTGATCGAGCGGGCGGCCGACCGCCTCGGCGTCGACCCCGGCGTCGACGGCGGGGTCGACGCGCTGGTGCTCGGCCACACCCACGTGCAGGGACACCGGACGTTCGACGAGGGCGTCGTCGTCAACCCCGGGAGCGTCGGCCAGCCCCGCGACGGCGACCCGCGGGCGGCGTACGCCGTGCTCGACGTGGCGGAACGAGAAGTCGAGGAGCGGCGCGTCGGGTACGACGTCGAGCGCGTCGCCGAGGCGGTCGCGGACGCGGGCTTGCCCGAGCGGATCGGGAGCCGGCTGTTCGAGGGCGAGTGA
- a CDS encoding DUF2391 family protein, protein MVGRSRRFALADTAQQVVGGFLLAGPFVVTDEVWALAVGMEWYQAVTTAVIVLLVGYGALYKADDDRDPDREAEVGGVPLRFVSLIAVSYLSVAILALSFDAPATLIPNHVEPPVPMRDQVYITLKAMSVGAVFSVIGAATADSVF, encoded by the coding sequence ATGGTCGGACGTAGCAGGCGGTTCGCCCTCGCCGACACCGCCCAGCAGGTCGTCGGCGGGTTCCTGCTGGCGGGTCCGTTCGTCGTCACCGACGAGGTGTGGGCGCTCGCCGTCGGGATGGAGTGGTATCAGGCGGTGACGACCGCCGTCATCGTGCTCCTCGTCGGCTACGGCGCCCTCTACAAGGCCGACGACGACCGCGACCCCGACCGGGAGGCGGAGGTCGGCGGCGTCCCGCTGCGGTTCGTCTCGCTCATCGCCGTCTCGTACCTCTCGGTGGCGATCCTCGCGCTGTCGTTCGACGCGCCGGCGACGCTCATCCCGAACCACGTCGAGCCGCCCGTGCCGATGCGCGACCAGGTGTACATCACGCTGAAGGCGATGAGCGTCGGCGCCGTCTTCTCGGTCATCGGCGCGGCGACGGCCGACTCGGTGTTCTGA
- a CDS encoding aspartate kinase, protein MRVVAKFGGTSLGSGDRVERAADSIAAAVEEGHEIAVVASAMGSTTDDLLDEITFEIDDKDRAQIVSMGERTSVRMLKAALAARGVNAVFLEPGVDGWPVITNEVGEVDVEATKRRAAELAAKMDGVVPVITGFLAQTLDGEVTTLGRGGSDTTAVMLGKYMDADEVVIVTDVEGVMTGDPHVVEGARNVARITVDELRNLSFRGAEVIAPSALVYKDEGLDVRVVHYQHGDLLGGGTRIEGSFENLIDMREDELSCITVAGRAIRNRPGILADLSEALREAGINIDAVASGMDSVTFYVDTDAAERAEAALHDEVVVGDGSLSSVSTEGGYAVVRVMGGELPNRPGVVSDIVGPIAEAGITVQDIITSATSVAIFVAWDDREEVLEIVQEEF, encoded by the coding sequence GTGCGCGTCGTCGCGAAGTTCGGCGGAACCTCGCTCGGCTCGGGCGACCGCGTCGAACGCGCGGCCGACTCGATCGCCGCCGCCGTCGAGGAGGGCCACGAGATCGCCGTCGTCGCCAGCGCGATGGGGTCGACCACCGACGACCTGCTCGACGAGATCACCTTCGAGATCGACGACAAGGACCGCGCACAGATCGTCTCGATGGGCGAGCGCACCTCCGTCCGGATGCTGAAGGCGGCGCTGGCCGCCCGCGGCGTCAACGCGGTGTTCCTCGAACCGGGCGTCGACGGCTGGCCCGTCATCACCAACGAGGTCGGCGAGGTCGACGTGGAGGCGACGAAGCGACGCGCCGCCGAACTCGCGGCGAAGATGGACGGCGTCGTCCCCGTGATCACGGGCTTTCTCGCGCAGACGCTCGACGGCGAGGTGACGACGCTCGGCCGCGGCGGCTCCGACACGACCGCCGTGATGCTCGGGAAGTACATGGACGCCGACGAGGTCGTGATCGTCACCGACGTCGAGGGCGTCATGACCGGCGACCCCCACGTCGTCGAGGGCGCGCGCAACGTCGCCCGCATCACCGTCGACGAACTGCGGAACCTCTCGTTCCGCGGCGCCGAGGTGATCGCGCCGAGCGCGCTCGTGTACAAAGACGAGGGACTCGACGTCCGCGTCGTCCACTACCAACACGGCGACCTGCTCGGCGGCGGCACCCGCATCGAGGGGAGCTTCGAGAACCTCATCGACATGCGGGAGGACGAACTGTCGTGTATCACGGTCGCCGGGCGCGCGATCCGCAACCGCCCGGGGATCCTCGCGGACCTCTCGGAGGCGCTCCGGGAGGCGGGGATCAACATCGACGCCGTCGCCTCCGGGATGGACTCGGTCACCTTCTACGTCGACACCGACGCCGCCGAACGCGCGGAGGCGGCCCTCCACGACGAGGTCGTCGTCGGCGACGGCTCGCTGTCGTCGGTGTCCACCGAGGGCGGCTACGCCGTCGTCCGCGTCATGGGCGGGGAACTGCCGAACCGCCCCGGCGTCGTCTCCGACATCGTCGGTCCCATCGCCGAGGCCGGCATCACCGTCCAGGACATCATCACCTCCGCCACCTCCGTCGCCATCTTCGTCGCGTGGGACGACCGCGAGGAGGTACTGGAGATCGTCCAAGAGGAGTTCTGA
- a CDS encoding DUF7090 family protein — MDYTLAVGDVDTTVPGGTGVLLLHPSIGETDRVDTDFLKADTDNFLVVSTRTTAREVEQKLEHYEVDESRAEILDTISVERGYSRRRPDHFHYVSAPDDLDGVVAQVEAFLASHAGKRRVSVDSLTELAYYADVDGVYDATVEMLDLLDEHEAVGLFHLSHEVHDEATLDRFRSLFDVVIDLDQDGEITVTVDLDDE, encoded by the coding sequence ATGGACTACACGCTCGCCGTCGGCGACGTCGACACCACCGTCCCCGGCGGGACGGGAGTACTCCTGCTCCACCCGAGCATCGGCGAGACCGACCGCGTCGACACGGACTTCCTGAAAGCCGACACGGACAACTTCCTCGTCGTCTCCACCCGAACCACCGCCCGGGAGGTCGAGCAGAAACTCGAACACTACGAAGTCGACGAGTCGCGCGCGGAGATCCTCGACACCATCTCCGTCGAGCGCGGCTACTCGCGGCGCAGGCCCGACCACTTCCACTACGTCTCCGCGCCCGACGACCTCGACGGCGTCGTCGCGCAGGTCGAGGCGTTCCTCGCCTCCCACGCCGGCAAACGGCGCGTCAGCGTCGACTCGCTCACCGAGTTGGCCTACTACGCCGACGTCGACGGCGTGTACGACGCCACCGTGGAGATGCTCGACCTGCTCGACGAACACGAGGCCGTCGGCCTGTTCCACCTCTCCCACGAGGTCCACGACGAGGCGACGCTCGACCGGTTCCGGTCGCTGTTCGACGTCGTGATCGACCTCGATCAGGACGGCGAGATCACGGTGACGGTCGACCTGGACGACGAGTAG
- a CDS encoding DUF7089 family protein, protein MAGFERRTLPDHVEAVREAYAPDSVVLDAAADFETLPPETAEELGLLVDALDPAAYPTEWLPADAPTQLRRYAGSDFTIGMPGDGTVVWTRQTEPPVVIAKQRAEGTPEDFLGFLFAEAFVELSLDVPEQFLPFFGEAYRDLDAATPLGPNETYQLAAALFDAWVGLHGREQFRGWGDHDGDEHHPEVHDAWVDAGERLVDRLEGLSADVATGSLSFTAATEYACAAVKHDLDLPAPFSALDTAAYRDHGPDYAVRWAEKTFEKLAE, encoded by the coding sequence ATGGCCGGCTTCGAGCGCCGCACGCTCCCCGACCACGTCGAGGCGGTCCGCGAGGCGTACGCCCCCGACAGCGTCGTCCTCGACGCCGCGGCGGACTTCGAGACGCTCCCGCCGGAGACCGCCGAGGAACTCGGACTCCTCGTTGACGCGCTCGACCCGGCGGCGTACCCGACCGAGTGGCTCCCGGCGGACGCCCCGACCCAGCTCCGCCGGTACGCCGGCTCCGACTTCACCATCGGGATGCCCGGCGACGGCACCGTCGTCTGGACTCGCCAGACCGAGCCGCCGGTCGTGATCGCGAAACAGCGCGCCGAGGGCACTCCCGAGGACTTCCTCGGGTTCCTGTTCGCGGAGGCGTTCGTGGAACTGTCGCTGGACGTCCCCGAACAGTTCCTCCCCTTCTTCGGCGAGGCGTACCGCGACCTCGACGCCGCGACGCCGCTCGGGCCGAACGAGACGTACCAACTGGCGGCCGCGCTGTTCGACGCGTGGGTCGGGCTGCACGGCCGCGAGCAGTTCCGCGGCTGGGGGGACCACGACGGCGACGAGCACCACCCCGAGGTCCACGACGCGTGGGTCGACGCGGGCGAGCGACTGGTCGACCGACTCGAGGGGCTTTCTGCGGACGTCGCCACCGGGAGCCTCTCGTTCACCGCGGCCACGGAGTACGCCTGCGCCGCCGTGAAACACGACCTCGACCTCCCGGCGCCGTTCTCCGCCCTCGACACCGCGGCCTACCGTGACCACGGTCCCGACTACGCGGTGCGGTGGGCCGAGAAGACGTTCGAGAAACTGGCGGAGTAG
- a CDS encoding IMP cyclohydrolase — translation MYIGRFVVVGPKVGAYRVSSRSFPNRQVTRRGDDTLTVVPTAAAAETDNPYVSYNCARVAGDGAVIGNGSHVDPIAEKYDRGYPARDALVEALHAMDYEKDDYDTPRVAGVVEHDAAYLGVVRRDALLVREVDEPHLVATYEENEPRPFEFEPRTAVAAARTVYGLDFEHAVCAAGVHVGDGGVGFGVQNTDEE, via the coding sequence ATGTACATCGGACGATTCGTCGTGGTCGGACCGAAAGTGGGCGCCTACCGCGTCTCCTCGCGGTCGTTCCCGAACCGGCAGGTGACGCGGCGCGGCGACGACACGCTGACGGTCGTGCCGACCGCGGCGGCCGCGGAGACGGACAACCCGTACGTGTCGTACAACTGCGCCCGGGTGGCCGGCGACGGGGCCGTGATCGGCAACGGCTCGCACGTCGACCCGATCGCCGAGAAGTACGACCGCGGCTACCCCGCGCGGGACGCGCTCGTCGAGGCGCTCCACGCGATGGACTACGAGAAGGACGACTACGACACCCCGCGCGTCGCCGGGGTCGTCGAGCACGACGCCGCCTACCTCGGCGTCGTCCGCCGCGACGCGCTGCTCGTGCGGGAGGTCGACGAACCGCACCTCGTCGCGACGTACGAGGAGAACGAGCCGCGGCCCTTCGAGTTCGAGCCGCGGACGGCGGTGGCGGCCGCGCGCACCGTCTACGGACTCGACTTCGAGCACGCCGTCTGTGCGGCGGGCGTCCACGTCGGCGACGGCGGGGTCGGGTTCGGGGTACAGAACACCGACGAGGAGTGA